In Girardinichthys multiradiatus isolate DD_20200921_A chromosome 18, DD_fGirMul_XY1, whole genome shotgun sequence, a single window of DNA contains:
- the LOC124884392 gene encoding extracellular calcium-sensing receptor-like: MHTVVNNYITKPEHPRCTGSFNARDLRFSRTMIFAIEEINNSTKLLPGIKLGYQIYDTCSAVPVAVHVAFQLSNGQDPMFYKGSNCSQTGVVIAVVGDSGSTLSISMARIIGSFNIPLVSHFATCACLSNKHEYPTFFRTIPSDHYQAAALAKLVKHFGWTWIGAVHSDSDYGNYGMATFLETARREGICVEYVESFDWTHPESKIQRVANVIRRSTATVVVAFAAPGDMKILLEELAWQPVPSRQWIGSEAWITDPNLMSFSFCTGAIGVAIQRSVIPGLRDFLLDLSVSEVAASTVLTEFWENAFNCSLTKTSKLNKRVCDGTEDIKTLKSPYTETSQLRVSNMVYKAVYAIAHAIHNVVCQETNATIQCDKYMRLEPKQVLSELKKVSFSQNGYHISFDSNGDPIAFYELVNWQKSKSGVIEPLTVGYYDASLPMGEQFLINRNLTWLEDSTQIPVSICSESCPPGTRKVLQKGKPICCYDCIPCPEGEITNITDAPDCFLCPREFWPNAEKDACFLKPMEFLSFDDILSIILTTFSVSGACLAIITAVIFFCHRRTPIVRANNSELSFMLLFSLTLCFLCSLTFIGVPSKWSCMLRHTAFGITFVLCISCVLGKTLVVLMAFKATLPGSNTMKWFGPPQQRMTVVSVTFIQVIICTVWLVLSPPFPVKNLTTYKEKIILECALGSAVGFWAVLGYIGLLAVFCFVLAVLARKLPDNFNEAKLITFSMLIFCAVWITFIPAYVSSPGKFTVAVEIFAILASSFGLILCIFAPKCFIILFQPEKNTKKFLMNKK, translated from the exons ATGCACACAGTGGTAAACAACTACATCACAAAGCCTGAACATCCAAGATGCACTGGAAG CTTTAATGCCCGGGATCTACGCTTCTCTCGAACAATGATCTTTGCAATTGAGGAGATAAACAACAGCACAAAGTTGCTGCCTGGCATCAAACTTGGTTATCAGATCTATGACACATGCTCAGCTGTGCCCGTAGCTGTGCATGTGGCATTTCAGCTATCAAATGGTCAGGACCCCATGTTTTACAAAGGTAGTAACTGTTCTCAGACTGGTGTAGTGATAGCTGTTGTCGGAGACTCTGGATCCACTCTATCTATCAGCATGGCACGCATCATCGGGTCTTTCAACATTCCTCTG gTGAGCCACTTTGCCACTTGTGCCTGTCTGTCAAATAAACATGAGTACCCGACATTTTTCAGAACAATTCCTAGTGACCATTACCAGGCTGCTGCTCTGGCAAAGCTGGTGAAACACTTTGGCTGGACTTGGATAGGAGCTGTTCATTCAGACTCGGATTATGGAAATTATGGCATGGCAACCTTTCTTGAAACGGCACGCAGAGAAGGAATCTGTGTGGAGTACGTTGAATCCTTCGATTGGACCCACCCAGAGAGCAAGATCCAAAGAGTTGCTAATGTTATCCGGAG GTCAACAGCAACAGTTGTTGTAGCATTTGCAGCTCCTGGAGATATGAAGATCCTCTTGGAAGAGCTGGCATGGCAACCTGTTCCATCTCGTCAGTGGATTGGAAGTGAGGCCTGGATAACTGACCCAAATCTGATGAGTTTCAGTTTCTGCACAGGGGCCATTGGAGTTGCCATTCAACGATCTGTGATCCCAGGTTTGAGAGATTTCCTACTAGATCTCTCTGTCTCTGAAGTGGCTGCCTCCACAGTGCTGACTGAGTTTTGGGAGAATGCATTCAACTGCAGCTTGACAAAAA cTTCTAAACTAAACAAGAGAGTGTGTGATGGaactgaagacataaaaaccctTAAAAGCCCGTACACAGAAACATCTCAATTAAGAGTTTCAAACATGGTGTACAAGGCTGTTTATGCAATAGCACATGCCATTCACAATGTAGTATGTCAGGAGACAAATGCTACCATACAGTGTGACAAATACATGAGACTGGAGCCCAAACAG GTTTTAAGTGAACTAAAGAAAGTCAGCTTTTCCCAAAATGGTTACCATATTTCATTTGATAGTAATGGGGATCCTATAGCTTTTTACGAACTGGTAAACTGGCAGAAGAGTAAAAGTGGAGTTATTGAGCCGTTAACCGTGGGGTACTATGATGCATCCCTGCCAATGGGAGAACAGTTTCTTATCAACAGGAACCTAACCTGGCTGGAAGATAGCACACAA ATACCGGTGTCAATATGTTCTGAGAGTTGTCCTCCAGGAACTCGTAAAGTGTTGCAGAAAGGAAAACCCATCTGCTGCTATGATTGCATACCATGTCCTGAAGGAGAGATCACTAATATAACAG ATGCTCCTGATTGCTTCCTTTGTCCCAGAGAGTTCTGGCCAAATGCAGAGAAAGATGCTTGTTTCCTCAAACCTATGGAGTTTCTTTCCTTCGATGACATTCTGTCAATCATCCTGACTACCTTCTCTGTTAGTGGGGCCTGTCTTGCCATCATTAcagcagtgatttttttttgtcacaggaGAACTCCAATTGTCAGAGCCAACAACTCTGAGCTGAGTTTCATGTTGCTCTTCTCTCTGACTctgtgtttcttatgttcattgACTTTCATCGGAGTTCCTTCTAAATGGTCCTGCATGCTGCGGCACACAGCGTTTGGCATCACATTTGTTCTCTGTATATCCTGTGTTCTTGGGAAAACTTTAGTGGTTCTAATGGCATTTAAAGCTACACTTCCAGGTAGCAATACCATGAAATGGTTCGGTCCTCCGCAACAAAGAATGACCGTGGTGTCTGTCACCTTTATTCAAGTTATAATATGCACTGTGTGGTTGGTTTTGAGTCCTCCCTTTCCAGTGAAAAACCTAACCACCTACAAAGAGAAGATCATCCTGGAATGTGCATTAGGTTCTGCTGTTGGCTTCTGGGCTGTGCTGGGTTACATCGGCCTGCTGGCTGTTTTCTGCTTTGTGTTAGCTGTTCTAGCTCGGAAACTACCTGATAATTTTAATGAAGCTAAACTGATAACCTTCAGCATGCTGATATTTTGTGCAGTGTGGATCACATTCATCCCAGCATATGTCAGCTCTCCTGGAAAATTCACTGTGGCTGTGGAGATATTTGCAATTCTGGCTTCCAGCTTTGGACTGATACTGTGCATATTTGCTCCAAAGTGCttcattattttgtttcaaccagaaaaaaacacaaaaaaatttctaatgaacaaaaaatag
- the LOC124884391 gene encoding extracellular calcium-sensing receptor-like — MSVVCLGGSVNSLRQRTEPTHHLIRADVSAEPSSVQCTLQGAPRVPAFSKDGDFVIGGIFSIHYQLYTVINSYTTKPEPLKCTGSLNTRVLRFARTMIFAIEEINNSTELLPGVKLGYQIYDSCIAVPVAIHIAFQLSNGQDPVFYEGSNCSQSGVVMAAVGDSGSTPSISISRIFQSFSIPLVSPFATCACLSDKQQHPTFFRTIPSDQYQADGLAKLVKHFGWTWIGAVRSDSDYGNFGMVSFLDAALREGICVEYSEAFYRTDPPSKIKRVADVIRRSTAIVVVAFAASGDMKVLLEELVQDPPPPRQWIGSEGWVTDPLLMSFSICAGAIGVAIQRSVIPGLRNFLLDLSPSKVAASSVLTEFWEDVFNCSLTENAGLNKRVCDGTEDIKRLVNPYTETSQLRAANMVYKAVYAIAHAIHNAVCEETNSTILCDKHISFEPKQAFAELKKINFSRNGYHVYFDANGDPGAFYELINWQKSESGVIELVTVGYYDASLPKGEKFHINGNLTWLDGGTQVPVSVCSLSCPAGSRKVLQKGKPICCYDCIPCPEGEISNMTDSPDCFLCPKEFWPNPKKDACFLKPVEFLSFDEVLGIILAAFSVSGACLALTAAAVFFRHRTTPIVRANNSELSFLLLFSLTLCFLCSLTFIGAPSEWSCMLRHTAFGITFVLCISCVLGKTIVVLMAFKATLPGNNVMKWFGPLQQRMTVVCLALIQVIICTLWLVLSPPFPIKNLTTYKEKIILECALGSAVGFWAVLGYIGLLAVFCFVLAFLARKLPDNFNEAKLITFSMLIFCAVWITFIPAYVSSPGKFTAAVEIFAILASSFGLILCIFAPKCFVILFQPEKNTKKYLMNKN, encoded by the exons ATGTCAGTGGTTTGTCTGGGTGGCTCTGTAAACAGCCTGAGACAGAGGACAGAGCCTACACACCATCTGATACGGGCTGATGTCAGTGCTGAGCCTTCATCCGTGCAGTGTACCCTCCAGGGTGCCCCTCGTGTGCCAGCATTCTCAAAGGATGGGGACTTTGTTATTGGAGGCATTTTCTCCATTCATTACCAACtttatacagttattaatagcTACACCACCAAGCCTGAGCCTCTGAAATGCACAGGGAG CTTGAACACTCGAGTTCTGCGCTTCGCACGAACAATGATCTTTGCAATCGAGGAGATAAACAACAGCACCGAGCTGCTGCCCGGTGTCAAACTGGGATATCAGATCTATGATTCGTGCATAGCAGTGCCAGTGGCCATCCACATTGCGTTTCAACTGTCAAATGGTCAGGACCCTGTGTTTTACGAAGGCAGTAACTGTTCTCAGTCTGGAGTGGTGATGGCTGCTGTTGGAGACTCAGGATCCACTCCATCTATCAGCATTTCACGCATCTTCCAGTCCTTCAGCATTCCTCTG gTTAGTCCTTTTGCCACCTGTGCCTGTCTGTCAGATAAGCAGCAGCATCCGACATTTTTCAGAACAATTCCCAGTGACCAGTACCAAGCTGATGGGCTGGCCAAACTAGTGAAACACTTCGGCTGGACTTGGATAGGTGCGGTACGCTCGGACTCAGATTATGGAAATTTTGGCATGGTGTCCTTTCTTGACGCAGCGCTCAGAGAGGGAATCTGCGTCGAGTATTCTGAAGCCTTCTATCGAACCGACCCGCCCAGCAAGATCAAAAGAGTTGCTGATGTGATTCGGAG GTCAACAGCCATTGTTGTTGTGGCGTTTGCAGCCTCTGGTGATATGAAGGTCCTGTTAGAGGAGTTGGTCCAGGACCCTCCTCCACCTCGTCAGTGGATTGGAAGTGAGGGTTGGGTTACTGACCCACTCTTGATGAGCTTCAGTATCTGTGCAGGGGCCATTGGAGTAGCCATTCAGCGATCTGTTATCCCAGGTCTGAGAAACTTCCTTCTAGATCTCTCTCCCTCTAAAGTGGCTGCCTCCTCAGTGCTGACTGAGTTCTGGGAGGATGTATTCAACTGCAGCTTGACAGAAA acgCAGGTTTGAACAAAAGAGTGTGTGATGGAACGGAAGACATTAAAAGGCTTGTGAACCCGTACACTGAAACATCCCAGTTAAGAGCGGCTAACATGGTTTACAAGGCTGTTTATGCAATAGCACATGCCATTCATAATGCAGTGTGTGAGGAAACAAATTCAACCATTCTCTGTGACAAACACATCAGTTTTGAGCCCAAACAG GCTTTCGCTGAATTAAAGAAGATAAACTTTTCCAGAAATGGGTACCATGTCTATTTTGATGCTAATGGTGACCCAGGGGCTTTTTATGAATTAATAAACTGGCAGAAAAGTGAGAGTGGTGTCATTGAGCTGGTAACAGTGGGGTACTATGATGCATCACTGCCAAAGGGAGAGAAATTCCATATAAACGGGAACTTAACCTGGCTGGATGGTGGCACACAG GTACCAGTGTCAGTGTGCTCTCTAAGTTGTCCTGCAGGAAGTCGTAAAGTGTTGCAGAAAGGAAAACCCATCTGCTGCTATGATTGCATACCATGTCCTGAAGGAGAGATCAGTAATATGACAG ATTCGCCTGATTGCTTCTTATGCCCCAAAGAATTCTGGCCGAATCCAAAGAAAGATGCTTGTTTTCTTAAACCTGTGGAGTTTCTTTCCTTTGATGAAGTCCTTGGAATCATACTGGCTGCATTCTCTGTTAGTGGGGCCTGCCTGGCActtacagcagcagcagttttcTTTCGGCACAGGACAACTCCAATTGTCAGAGCCAACAACTCAGAGTTGAGCTTCCTGCTGCTCTTCTCTCTGACTctgtgtttcttatgttcattaACATTCATCGGAGCACCTTCTGAGTGGTCCTGCATGCTGCGTCACACAGCATTTGGCATCACCTTTGTTCTCTGTATCTCCTGTGTTCTGGGAAAAACTATAGTGGTTTTAATGGCCTTTAAAGCTACACTTCCTGGTAACAATGTGATGAAATGGTTTGGTCCTCTACAACAAAGAATGACTGTAGTATGTCTTGCTTTAATTCAAGTCATAATATGTACCTTGTGGTTAGTTCTGAGTCCCCCATTCCCAATTAAAAACCTAACCACCTACAAGGAGAAGATAATCCTGGAATGTGCATTAGGCTCTGCTGTTGGCTTCTGGGCTGTGCTGGGCTACATCGGCCTGCTGGCTGTTTTCTGCTTTGTGTTAGCTTTTCTTGCTCGGAAACTACCTGATAATTTTAATGAAGCCAAACTAATAACCTTTAGCATGTTGATATTCTGTGCAGTCTGGATCACATTCATCCCAGCATATGTCAGCTCTCCTGGGAAATTTACTGCGGCTGTGGAGATTTTTGCCATTCTGGCCTCTAGTTTTGGACTGATACTGTGCATATTTGCTCCAAAGTGTTTCGTTATTTTGTTTCAGCCAGAgaagaacacaaagaaatatttaatgaacaaaaattaA